The bacterium genome includes the window GTGGAAGAAATCGGTTCGCAGCAGTGAAAAACCAAGTGAAAAGAAAAGGGAAAGAGATAATTATAAAAAAACATTCTTTGCCGGTGGCGGAACCCAGTCTGATTATAATAAGTATATGATATTACTTAAAAAATACCGCGCAAGAAAAAAGGCATATATAGAGCAATTAAATAACGGCACATATTATTTGTTTTCCGCCAAACAATTTTTTGTCATCAAAGGATGCAAGCCAAAATAGAGATCCGTCGGCAATACTATAATTGGGAAAAGACAACAAACTTTAAAAGGAAGTGGGTTTTATGAATGTCAAAACGCCTGTAATAGTGATGCTGTTTCTTTTTATGGCATCAGTTTCCCTTGCCCAAGCCCCCAGCCTCAGGGCGGTCAGGGTTGAACAGGCCCCAGTTTTGGACGGCAAGCTTGACGACTCCTGCTGGCAGAACGCCGGAATGTCCGGAGAGTTCTATCTTTTACTGCCCACTCCGGGAGGCGCCGTCACCCAGCGCACCAGGATATACCTTTGCCACGACGACCAGAACCTGTACGTCGGCGCCTATATGCACGAGGATCAACCGGATAGAATACAGGCCTCCTGTAACCAGCGGGACGGAGAGGTATATCTGGATGACTGTCTGGAAGTGACCATCGATACTTATAATGATAAGAGCAACGCCTACTATTTTGCCGTCAATCCTCAGAGCACCAGAACCGACGGCAGGATAATTGACGAGGGCCGGACCGTGGATGCCAACTGGGACTGTCGCTGGCAGGCCCGGGCGTCAATTGATTCAGCCGGTTGGGCGGTGGAAATGGCCATTCCATTCGGAGAACTGCGTTTTAACCAAGCCGATACCATGTCCTGGGGAATAAACTTTTACCGGCTGGAACGGCCCCACTGGGAAACCTCCAGCTGGGCCAGGATCGACAACTGGTGCCGTGTTTCCCAGTACGGCCAGCTGGCGGGACTGGCCATCGACCCGAAAGTTAAACGTTTTGAACTGCTGCCTTTTGGCTTGTCCCAGTACCAGCACGGCACCGATTCTCTCAAATTCAGAGCCGGCTTGGATTTTAAATATGGCATTACATCGGATCTAAACCTTAACGCCACCTACCTGCCTGATTTCGGGCAGATAGAGGCCGACCAGTTCCGGTTCAATCTTTCCTACCAGCAGGGGCAGGAGCTTTTCCTGGCCGAAAAAAGACCGTTCTTCATGGAGGGCGCCAGCATATTGTATACCCCGATCAAACTTTTCTATACCCGCCGGATGAACGAGATAGAGGCCGGGGCCAAACTTTACGGCAAGATCGGACGGGCCGAACTTCTCTGCCTGGACGTCCAGACAAAGGATAACGACCAGAATTTCTCCCTGCTGCGGGCCAAACACCCGTTATTAGGACAAGCCTTTGCCGGGATCACGGCTACCAATCAGCAGAAGGGGGGCAATTACAGCCGGTCAGCCGGGCTGGACCTGAACCTTCCTCTCTACGGTCCGCTGCAACTGACCGTTCAGACCGCCAGATCCGCCAATCAGGGCATTACCGGCGATGAATGGGCCGGAGTGGCGGAGTTCAAATCAGAAACGGCATTGAGCTTTTGGGAAGCAAGGTTCTTCCGGTCCGGACCTGAATTTTGGGTATCCCAGGGATTCATAGAAACAGTGGACATTGATCGTTGGGGATCGCACTTTGAGGGGTACCATAAATTCCCGTTGAGCGGGCCATTCCAGTATCTAGATGCGGGCGGCAAATGGATCCGCAAACAGGAGTTGGGTGACCGGATGACCAATAACGAGGTGGGTCTGTGGACCAATATTGTTACCACCGGTAAATACCGCTTTGGTCTGAACGGCGGACGTTCTTTTGAGCGGTACGGACAGGAGGAGTTCGCAAACAAGATGGGTGTCCTGGAATTCGAGACCAACGTTGGCGGCATGACCGGGATCGCCTTGTCATATGGCGCGGGAGAACTGTACGATGACAATTTCCGGCAGGCTACCATGGGGCTGATCTTTTTGCCGCTTTCCAACCTGACGGTGTATCCCTCAATTTTCGCCGTCAGGCAGGGAAGCAATGAATGGCAGTGGATCTCCAACACCAGAATATCCTGCCAGATAACCCCCAGGCTGTTTGCCCGGGTGTTCATCAGGACCAGCACCACCTACGGGACCCCGGCTCAAAGATCTTTTCAATTAGAGGATGTGGAAGATCTCAATTCAAATATCCTGCTGGGTTATGAAGTTCGCCCCGGGTCCATGCTGTATCTGGTCTATAACCATCCCCGCAACCTTATCACGGATGAGTTCGATCACTATTTTCTGGCAAAGTTCAGTTATTCGATCAGATTCTAACGATAAAAATATTTCACCAGGAGCAACATGCTGAAAGAAAAAACGCCATCCCTTTGGAACCGCAATTTCCTCCTTCTCTGGCAGGGCCAGCTGGTCTCCTCGCTGGGCGACAATTTTTACGCCATCGCCCTGGGTTTCTGGGTGCTGGAGAAGACCGGTTCCACCGGCCTGATGGGGACCCTGATGGCCGTCTCCACTTTGCCCCGGGTGCTGATCTCCCCCTTTGCCGGGGTGTGGGTGGACCGAACAGAGCGCAGACGGCTGCTGATCGCCATGGATGTGGTCCGGGGACTGGCCTCGGCCGGGGTGGGACTGGCGGCCTGGGCCGGGATGCTGGAGATCTGGATGGTCTTCGCCGCCGGCATCGTTCTGAGCATCTGCGGGTCGGTCTTCGGCCCGGCGGTCAGCTCGGCCATTCCGGATATCGTGCCGCCGGAGCAGATAGTCCAGGCAAATTCGGTGTTCAGCCTGGCCTACAACGGCACCGCCATCATCGGTACCGCCGGGGGCGGATTTCTGTACCAGGCGCTGAAAGCTCCGCTGATGTTTCTGTTCGACGGAATATCTTATGTCATTTCCGCAGCGGCCATACTGTTCATAAAGATCCCGGCAGTAAAGCACCAGGCTCACAAACTAAGTTTTTTTGAGGACATGAAGGGAGGTTTGCTGTTCGTCAAAAAATTCAGCGGACTCAAATATTCTTTTGTGATCTTCGGGGTGCTGAATTTCTTCGCCAATATCGGGTTTTTCCTGGTGCTGCCGATGTTCCAGAAGATCCCTTCACTGGGTGCGGCTAAATACGGCATAGTGATGGGAGTGCTGACCGGGGGGTCCTTTTTGGGTTATTTTTTGACCTCGGTCATAAAAGTTCCCACCAATAAAAGATTCATGGTCTTTTATCTGGGCGCACTGATGAGCGCAGCCTGCATGGCGCTGTTCCCGGTGCACATGAGCATGATATACATGTCGGTGATGGCGGTTTTGATAGGTGTTTCCCTGGCGGTGGTCAATTCCCTGATCAGCGCGGTGATGCAGATCACGGTGCCGGCCGAGATGCGGGGCAAGGTCTTCGGCCTGCTGGGAACCATGGCCGGCAGCCTGACCCCCATCGCCTTTGCGGCGGGGGGCTGGCTGGGCGAGATATTCCCGTTAAGGCCATTGATGACCAGCTGCTTCATCCTGACCTTTATGGCCTTCTTCGTGCTGATATTCGTCCCCTCGGTCATCAGGTTCTTCAATTATGACCCGGATAGGCAGAAACTGGAGGAGATAATGTGAGGCCATTCCCGCCCTACAGCTAAGTATGGAGTAAATCCCATTAAACTAAAACAGATTCTGCTAAAACATCCTCATGTGCCTTTCTTCGGAAATAATAACCGCCATCAACTCCGCCGGCCGGCTTTACGAGGTGGGCGGGGCGGTGCGCGACCGCATCCGCTTTGCCCTTGATGCCCCGGGCAGCATCG containing:
- a CDS encoding DUF5916 domain-containing protein, which translates into the protein MNVKTPVIVMLFLFMASVSLAQAPSLRAVRVEQAPVLDGKLDDSCWQNAGMSGEFYLLLPTPGGAVTQRTRIYLCHDDQNLYVGAYMHEDQPDRIQASCNQRDGEVYLDDCLEVTIDTYNDKSNAYYFAVNPQSTRTDGRIIDEGRTVDANWDCRWQARASIDSAGWAVEMAIPFGELRFNQADTMSWGINFYRLERPHWETSSWARIDNWCRVSQYGQLAGLAIDPKVKRFELLPFGLSQYQHGTDSLKFRAGLDFKYGITSDLNLNATYLPDFGQIEADQFRFNLSYQQGQELFLAEKRPFFMEGASILYTPIKLFYTRRMNEIEAGAKLYGKIGRAELLCLDVQTKDNDQNFSLLRAKHPLLGQAFAGITATNQQKGGNYSRSAGLDLNLPLYGPLQLTVQTARSANQGITGDEWAGVAEFKSETALSFWEARFFRSGPEFWVSQGFIETVDIDRWGSHFEGYHKFPLSGPFQYLDAGGKWIRKQELGDRMTNNEVGLWTNIVTTGKYRFGLNGGRSFERYGQEEFANKMGVLEFETNVGGMTGIALSYGAGELYDDNFRQATMGLIFLPLSNLTVYPSIFAVRQGSNEWQWISNTRISCQITPRLFARVFIRTSTTYGTPAQRSFQLEDVEDLNSNILLGYEVRPGSMLYLVYNHPRNLITDEFDHYFLAKFSYSIRF
- a CDS encoding MFS transporter, producing the protein MLKEKTPSLWNRNFLLLWQGQLVSSLGDNFYAIALGFWVLEKTGSTGLMGTLMAVSTLPRVLISPFAGVWVDRTERRRLLIAMDVVRGLASAGVGLAAWAGMLEIWMVFAAGIVLSICGSVFGPAVSSAIPDIVPPEQIVQANSVFSLAYNGTAIIGTAGGGFLYQALKAPLMFLFDGISYVISAAAILFIKIPAVKHQAHKLSFFEDMKGGLLFVKKFSGLKYSFVIFGVLNFFANIGFFLVLPMFQKIPSLGAAKYGIVMGVLTGGSFLGYFLTSVIKVPTNKRFMVFYLGALMSAACMALFPVHMSMIYMSVMAVLIGVSLAVVNSLISAVMQITVPAEMRGKVFGLLGTMAGSLTPIAFAAGGWLGEIFPLRPLMTSCFILTFMAFFVLIFVPSVIRFFNYDPDRQKLEEIM